The Desulfobotulus pelophilus genome segment AATATGAGATGCGCATGCTGAAAATTCTTTCCGTCGGTTGGGGACTTGCCTTTATTTTGTCGGATCACCCCGCAAGAATAGAACTGAGCGAAGCTTTCTGGCACCGTATTTCATCATTGTCAAAGGAAATCGATGAAATTTGCAAGGCTTCCGGCACGGAAATTGATTATTTTGCCGCCCTGAGAAAACGTCTGGATATATACGTCAGCGCTCTTTCCGGTGCAAAGGATCCGGGAGATCCAGGTATAGAGGTGGGAAGCTGCTATGCTGAACTCTGTGGCGATGCAGAGGACACCTATGCCCTGGTAGCCGGCCGGCGTGTGTTTACGGGAGTTCTCTCCAGTCTGCACGAATACCTGAAAGACAGTCTCAATCCCGCGCAGCCAGCCTGAGCTATTCCTTCCTTTACGGACAGATGGGATCAGGAAGACACTCCCTTGCCGGAGCATATCCGGCCATAAATGCGCTTTTCAGGGATGGAAAAGTAACCCGGTTTGCCGTGTTGATTTTTCGGGCATAGCTGCAGTCTGATTGGTGAAACCGATAGGAACGGCGGTTCCCGGTCAGGCTGTGGCTTTTATCAGGAAGCAGGGACCAGATCCCCTCCCCCATACGGATGGCTTCCTGCTGTAATTGTAACCATGCCTCTGTGTTCTGATCCGGTTTTCCGTGGATATACACCCATGCCATTCCCATGCGAATCATTTCTGTGGAAATACAGGTCCCATCCTGAAGGAACAGGGAACCG includes the following:
- a CDS encoding thermonuclease family protein — its product is MEEVNVSFIPDGDTIRLKDGRWVRFPGMDAPEIGHGDRPDNCGGIMSRDSLRDLIGGSRLFMKSSGMDRYGRVLGSLFLQDGTCISTEMIRMGMAWVYIHGKPDQNTEAWLQLQQEAIRMGEGIWSLLPDKSHSLTGNRRSYRFHQSDCSYARKINTANRVTFPSLKSAFMAGYAPARECLPDPICP